The genomic interval CAGCAGCAGCCGCAGGATGCGGGTGTCGAGCTCGTCCACGGCCATGGCGTACGACCTCCTCGTGCCTGGTCCTTTGGCCCGCCGATGGACGCCCCGGGACCGCTTTCCCTGTACCAATGGACCAGCATATGCGGCCCCGCTTGAGCCGACAGCGGCAAGGATGCTGCAATGTGCCCGTCGATGGCGCTGCGGACCCCGCGGCGCCTTTTCCATGCCGGTGTATCCGGTGTCCGAGGGATTCAGGGGGCGGTACGTGCTGAAGAGGGTGTTCATGGCGGCGGACCCGGGCCGGGTCCGGTTGCGCTTCGCCGCGCGGGCGGTGCTCGGCATCGGCCTCGCCGTCGTGGTGTGCGGCCTCGCGGGCCACTCGCTCGCCGGTGCCGTCACCGGTGGCCTCGCCGCGCTGCTCGCCCTGTTCACCGTCACGGACGCCACCGTCCGGGGGCAGGCGCTCACCACGGCCCTGCTGCCCGTCGTCGGCCTTCCCGTCCTCACGGCCGCGGCCGAGCTGCACGACCACCCGGTCGCCCGCGACCTCACCTTCCTCGCCGTGGTGGGCGCGGGTGTGTACGCCCGGCGCTGGGGCCCGCGCGGACACAGCCTCGGCGTCTTCGCGTTCATGACCTTCTTCGTGGCGCAGTTCCTGCACGCGACCACCGACCGGCTGCCCGAGCTCCACGCCGCCGTGCTGCTGTCCGTGGTCACGGCGGCCGCGGTCCGCTTCGGCCTGTGGTGCTACGAGCGCCGACTGCCCCCGGCCTCCGTGCCGGCCCCGCCCGCCGGCACCGGCCTCGCCCGCGCCACCACCCGCCAGGCGGTCCAGGCCATGGCGGGTGCCGGCTTCGCCCTCGTCGTCGGCCAGCTCGTCTCCGGGCAGCGCTGGTACTGGGCCGTCGGCGCCACCTGGTGGATCTTCGTGAACACCGCTTCCCGTGGCGAGACCCTGGTGCGCGGCTTCCGCCGCGTCCTCGGCACGGTGATCGGCATCGGCCTCGGCCTGCTCGTCGCCGTACCGCTGGAGGGGGCACCGGGGCCCACGGCCGTCCTGGTCGCCGTCTGCGTCTTCGGCATCTTCTACACCGCCGCCGTCTCGTACACGTGGATGATGCTCTGGGTCACCCTGCTCGCCGAGCTCCTCTACGGCCTTCTCGGCGTCCTGAACCCCGGCCTGCTGGCGCTGCGGCTCGCGGAGACCGGCGTGGGCGCGGTCGGGGCCGTCCTGGCGGTGCTGTTCGTCCTGCCGATCACCACCCACAGCGTCACCGACGCCTGGATCCGGCGCGCCCTGCGCTGCGTCCACGCCTGCACCGCCGAGGCCGCGGCCCGCCTCGCGGGGGTGCCGGGTGCCGACCCGGGCGGCCGGGTGACCGAACTGGAACAACTGCTCGGCAGGGTCCGTCTCTCGGTGGCCCCGCTGGTCCACCCCCTCAACCCCGTGCCGGCCCGCAAGAGGCGTGCCCGCCACGTTCTCGCCCTCCTCGACGGCTGCGCTCGGGAGATCCGGGGCCTGGTCGCCGTCGCCGCCGACCCCGAGGCCTCGCACGACGCCCGCCTGACCATCGCGTGCCGACGGGTGGAGGCCGCTGTGGAGGCCCTCACGGACGGCAGGGACTTCCCGGTGGCGGACCGCCCCCTCGCCGAGGAACCCGCACTGGCCCATATGCACGGACTGGAACGAGCGCTCGCGGAGCTGGCGGCACCCCTGCGGTCCCCGTCCGGTTCGCCGCTGGTCGGAGCCTGACGCACCCCGCCATATCCGTGACGGCCCCGTGAATTTCCCCGGAGTTGGTCTAGACCGGTAGTGATCGACTGCTACCGTCGCCCCGGACGGCACGGACCGAGAGGGGACGACTGTGGCAGACGGCGGGCGGCGACGGGCCTACATCGGGTCGTTCACGGCGGCGGGAGGCCCCGGCATCGTGACGGCGACGGTGGCCCCGGACACGGGTGCGCTGAAGGTACTGGGCGGACTGAACGGCGTACCCGATCCGTCGTATCTCGCCCTGTCGACCGACAGGGGCGTGCTCTACGCGGTCAGTGAGACGGCCGAGGGCGCGGTGGCCGCGTACCGGGTGACCGGCGACCGCCCCGAGCCGGCCGGCCCCCCGGTGGCGGTGGACGGGAACGGGCCCACGCACCTCGCCGTGCACGCCGGACACGTCCTGACCGCCAACTACGGCTCCGGCAGCGTCACCACCGTGCCGCTGCGCGCCGACGGCTCCCTCGCGAGCGCCCCCTCCGGAGTGCTCCGGCACACCGGCTCGGGCCCGCACGCGCCCCGCCAGCTGGGCCCGCACGCCCACCAGGTGCAGCCCGACCCGAGCGGACGGTGGATCGTCAGCGTCGACCTCGGCACGGACTCCGTACGGGTGTGCACCCTGAGGGACGGGGTGCTCGACGTGCACCGCGAGATCGCCCTGCGCCCCGGCTCGGGGCCGCGCCACCTGGCCTTCCACCCCGACGGCACCCGCGCCTATGTCCTCAACGAGCTCACCCCGACCCTCACCGTCTGCCGCTGGGACGCCGAGGAAGGCTCCCTGAAGCCCCTGAACGAGACCCAGGTGCTCGCGGGCGCCCCGGCGGGCGATGCGTACCCGTCAGGAGTCGTCACGTCCCCCGACGGCCGCTTCGTGTGGACCGCCACCCGCGGCGAGGACGTCCTGTCCACGTTCGCCGTCGAGGGCGACGACCTGCGGCTGGTCGGCACGGTCGTCTGCGGCGGCCACTGGCCCCGGGACCTCGCCGAGTCCGGCGGATTCCTGTACGTGGCGAACGAGCGCTCCGGCGAGGTGACCTGGTTCGCCGTGGACCCGGCGACCGGCCTGCCCAGGTACGAGGGCACGATCGAGGTACCGGCCGCCTCCTGCGTGATCTTCGGCTGACCCGGGACGCGCACGCCGAAGGGCCCGCTCCGACGGATGGAGCGGGCCCTTTCGGTGGCGCGGTCGCCGCGCCTGCGCTCAGCGCACCGGGGCGCCCTGCGCCTGCTGCGGGGCGATGCCCAGCGCGGTCGTGTACTTGGCGAGCACGAGCTTGCCGATCGCCGGGTAGGGACCGAGCGGATCGGCGGCGGAGCAGCCGGCCTCCCTGGCGGCGTCCTCGATCACGGCGGGGTCGATCTCCGGCCCTATCAGGTACGGCGCGAGCGCCAGCTGCTGCGAGCCGGAGGACCGCAGCTGTTCGGCGATGGACGCGATCGAGCCGTCCTGGTCGAGCGCCGCCGCCATCACCGGCACGGCCAGCCGCGCGGCGAGCAGCATGCCGGTGATCCCGGCCGCCTGCACGGCCTCCTCGCCGCCCACCGCGCCGAGGATGATGCCGTCCGCGGCGGTCGTCACCGCGAACAGGCGCGCGCGGTCGGCGCGGGCCAGCCCGGCCTCCGACAGGCGTACGTGCAGCGCCTCGGCGAGCAGCGGGTGCGGGCCCAGCACATCGGTGAGGTCGGCCGCGATCCGGCTGTCCATCACGGCCTGGCGGATCCGCCGCAGCAGCGAGCTGTCAGGACCGGCGAGCAGCGGCACGACGACGGCGACGGGCCCCTCGGGCTCCTTGACGTCCACCCCGGCGGCCTTGGCCTGCTCGTAACGCGCGGTGCGCTCGCCGGCGGTGTGGGCCAGCACGGCCTGGAGCGTGGGGAACTCCGAGTCGTCTCCGTCCAGGTAACCGATCCGCGCGTCCAGGCCGGGCAGCTCGGAGCGGGCGATGCTCACGACCTCCTCGGCGAGGCTGCGCGTGGCCGCGCCGGGCGTGCCCGGCACCGCGAGGACGAGCGCGGGCGCGCCCTCGGGAGCCGCCAGCGGCTCGGGTCGGCGGTGCCGCCCGGGCTGGCGAGGTCGCGGCATTCGTACTGGCAGGCCGGACGCGGGTCCAGTGGGGGAGCTCATGGCGACGCATGTTACTGGCTTCCTGGGCTTCCCTGTTCGGGGAGGGTGCAGGTGAGCGGTATCCGTCCGGTTTTGTCTGATGAGTTACGTCCGCTTCAGCCCCTCTTTGGGGTCACCACGTACAACATCGCCTCGTCGTGGGGCAGGTCGAGCGCATTGTGCGCCAGTTCTGTGGCGATCTGCACGGATCCGTCCAACGGTCCGCCCGCCGCCGGGACCCGCCGCGCGTGCGGCAGCCGTCGCTCCAGCTCCTCCTCCAGTGGTACGAGCAGGGCGGCACCCATCCTGAACAAGCCACCGGTGAGGCTGACATGCGCCTGGCCCTCCGCCGGACAGACCGCGGCCGCGGAATCGGCCATGTGCCGGGCCGCCTCGCGCAGGATCCCCCTGGCCACCGGGTCGCTCTCGGCGCAGTCGGCCACCCGGGGCGCGAACGAGGCGAGCACGGCGGGCCGGTCCGCACGCGGGTAGAGCCGGCCGGGCAGCTCCCGCACCGGTCCGAACGACTCCTCGGCCCGGGCCAGCAGCGCCGCCGACCCCCCGGGCCTCCCGTCGTGGGCACGCAGGGCGGCCTCCAGCCCGGCCCGCCCGATCCACGCGCCGCCCCCGCAGTCGCCCAGCAGATGTCCCCAGCCGTCCGCCCGGCGCCAGGACGTGAGGTCGGTGCCGATCGCGACGAGACCGGTACCGGCGGCCACGACCGCACCCGGGCGCGGTCCGAGTGCGCCGGTGTAGGCGGTCACCGCGTCCGCGACGAGCGCGACGGTCCGTACCCCGAACTCCCGCTCCAGCGCGGTGGGAAGCTCGGCCCGCAGGGCATCGCCCAGGGTCGCCATGCCGGCCGCCCCGACGACGGCGGTGCCGAGCCTGCTCACTCCCGCTTCCGGCTCCAGGGCCCGGACCAGGGGCACCAGTTGCTCCATCAGATGCCCCGGGTCGATACCGCGCGGCCCCGTCCGGACCGGTACCCGCGACGTTCGCGGGGCCGTGGTCCCCCGGCCGGGGACGCCGATGACGACCCGCAGGCCGGAGCCGCCGGAGTCGACGGCGAGGAACCCGTCCCCCGCACCGGTGCCGTTGAGTGACAAGCTCCCCGCCTTCCCGATGACCGGCCGCGCGCTCTGACCGACCGGCTCGAAGGTCTCGACGGGGAGGAAGAGTAACGCCCGTGGGGCCGCCCGCGCGGGGAGGCTTGCCTGGGCATGCGGGGTGTCAGTGTGTGCCAGTAGAGTGACGCGCCGTGGCACCACGACCCTTGCATGAACTTGTCGAAGCAGGCTGGGCGAAGGCTCTTGAACCTGTGGCCGAACGCATCGCGGCCATGGGGGACTTCCTCCGGGCCGAGATAGCGGCCGGCCGGACCTATCTGCCGGCCGGGGCGAACGTCCTGAGGGCCTTTCAGCAGCCCTTCGACGGCGTCCGCGTCCTGATCGTCGGCCAGGACCCCTATCCCACGCCGGGAATGGCGATCGGGCTGAGCTTCGCGGTGGCGCCCGAGGTGCGTTCGTTGCCGGGCAGCCTGGAGAACATCTTCCGGGAGATGCACTCCGATCTCGGGCTGCCCAGGCCGTCCAACGGCGACCTCACGCCGTGGACCGAACAGGGCGTGCTGCTGCTCAACAGGGCGCTGACGACGGCCCCGCGCAAGCCCGGCGCGCACCGCGGACAGGGCTGGGAGGAAGTCACCGAGCAGGCCATCCGGGCGTTGGCGGGGCGCGGGAAGCCGCTGGTGTCGATCCTGTGGGGGCGTGACGCGCGCAACCTCCGCCCCCTTCTCGGCGACCTCCCGGCGATCGAGTCGGCCCATCCGTCACCGATGTCGGCGGACCGCGGCTTCTTCGGTTCGCGCCCGTTCAGCCGCGCCAATGACCTGCTGGTCGGCCAGGGCGGACAGCCGGTGAACTGGCAACTGCCGTAGAGCGCCGCGGTCGTCCCGCCGTGCCCCCGAGGATCAGGTCAGGACGAGCTCCAGAACCGTGACGGACAGCGGCGGCAGCGTGCTGGTGAACGCCGCCGCGGCCCCGGTCACCGTGCTCGTCCTGGGCACCAGCGCGGCGGGATCGGTCAGCGTGTTCGTGGCGGTGCGCGAGGGACCGGTCAGCACGGTGGCGGTGGCGTTCTTCCTGACTCCCTTGACCAGGCCCTTCAGTTCGACCGGCACCTCCACCTTCTGCGTCCCGGAGTTGACGACCGCGACGTAGAGACGGTTCCCGGCACGGGTGGCCACGGTCGCGAGGCCGGGGAGCGCACGCGCGGTGGCCGGCAGCACCGTGTCGCCCAGCCTGCTCGTCAGCATCTGCTGCGCCCAGTAACTGGGGGAGACGTAGCTGTTCAGGTTGTCGTAGGCGATCAGGTTGGTCGCCCAGACGTTGTTCTTGACGTGGGAGAAGAGCGGTGCGTAGCACTCCATCAGGACCTGGTCCGAGTTGCGGATCAGACCGGCCAGCCAGGCGGCGTCGCCCAGTGCGGCGTTCAGGTCGGGTGTGGGACGGCCCTCCTGTGCGGCCCACTCACCGACGAAGACCTTCGTCGAACCGCGGTCCCGGTTGTCGTACTTGTGCGTGGCGGCCTGCGCGGCGGACGGCGCGAGGTAGTAGTGCTCGTCGATCAGGTCCGGCGTGCGGCTCGTGACCGTCGTCGAGGCGATCAGCTTCAGGTGCGGGTACTTCGCCTTGATCGCGTCGTGGAAGGCCGCGAACCGCTCGTCGTAGGAGCCGGAGGAGTCGAACCAGTCCTCGTTGCCGATCTCGACGAACTCCAGCGGGAACGGCTTCGGGTGGCCGTCGGCCGCACGCCGGGCGCCCCACGGGCTGGTGACCGGGCCCGTGACGTACTCGATCTCGTCGAGGGCGTCCTGGATGTACGGCTTCAGCGCGTCGCCGGTGACGTGTTCGCCCCTCAGCGCGTATCCGGCGAAGACGGCGAGGACCGGCTGGGCGCGCAGGTCCTCGACCCACTCCAGGTATTCGAGGAGTCCGAGCCCGTCCGTGGACCAGTAGCCCCACGCGTCGTCCATGTGACCGGGGCGCTCCCAGACCGGACCGATGGTGTTCTTCCAGTTGAAGCGGGTCGCGATGGTGTTGCCCTCCAGGAAGTTGCCGCCGGGGAAGCGCAGGAACTTCGGTTTCAGGGCGACCAGTTTCTCCATCAGGTCGACGCGCAGACCGTTGGGCCGGTGGTTGTAGGTGGGCGGGAACAGGGACACGTGCTGGAGCCACAGCGTCTCGCCCGCGGCGGCCGGGTCGGCGGTGGTGACGGTCAGTCTCGCGTCACCGGTGACGGGGGCGCCCGCACCGGTGCGCAGGGTCAGTTCGAAGGGGCGGTCGGGGAAGGCGGTGCCGATGCGGGGCAGGTGGGCGGAGGCGTACACCGTCGTGCCGTCCGCCGACTCGACGGTCACCGTGAGCGGGCCGATCCGGCGCGACGCCTTGGCGAACAGCCGGGCGGTGTAGGTGGTGCGGGGCCGCACGGGTATGCCCCAGAAGCCGTCATTGGCCACCCCGGCCCGGTTCCCGGCACCGGTGCCGCTCGGCAGCACGACCTTGAGGGAGCGCTTGAGGACGTCGTTGAGGGGGGTGGCGGTGTCGAGCGCGAGGGTCGTCCCGCCGACGGCTGACCAGTGCACGGGTGCGGTGTCGTCGGCCATCATCGAGCGGTTCTGCACCAGCTCGGCGTAGATGCCGCCCTCGCCGGAGTGGTTGATGTCCTCGAACATCAGGCCGGGAAGGATGGGGGAGACGGCGTGTGCGGGGTGGGCGACGTCCACGCTCAGCAGCGGTGTCGTGGTCTCCACCGGCACTCCGGCCAGTGTCGCGACCTGGTCGGAGGTCAGGGCGGTGGGGAACAGCTGTACGTCGTCGATCAGGCCGTGCCACTGGTCGACCTGCCCGCCGCCGTAGAGCGCCCTGCCGACGGCGGTGGCGCCGGTGCCGGCCCAGCCCGCGGTGTAGGCGGTCTCCCCTTCCAGCACACCGTTGACGTAGAGGCGGGTGACACCGGCCGAGGGGTCGCTGACGCCGACCAGATGGGTCCAGGTGCCGACGGTGGGGGCCGAGGCGGCGGCCGCCACGGCGGCGTTCTGGGTGGCGTCCGAGTCGAGGCGGGCGAAGGCGAAGGTGCCGGTGTCGTCGCGTAGCCCCAGGTAGAAGGCGCTGACGACCTTGCCGTCGATGCTCACGGCGGTCTGATAGCCGCCCAGTTGAGCGAGGTTGACCCAGGCGGCCACCGAGAACGCCTGCGAAGTGTCGACGACGGGCCCGGACGCGGTGGCGTTGCCGCCGCCGGTGAGGCTGAGGCTGTGGGCGCCGACCTTGCCGGTGTCCCAGGCGGCCGCCCCCTGGAGCGTGGCGGTGCGGCCGTTGCCGGACGAGTCGGCGGCGGAGGTTCCGGAGCCCTCGTCGAAGGTCCAGTGCGCGGCCGCCGCGGGGAGGGCCACGGCAGCGGCGTCCGCGGTCGTGCCGGAGCCCTCGGCGGCCGAGGCGGGAGCGGCGGGAGTGGCGGCGAAGGTACCCGCCAGGGACGCGGCACCGAGGGCGGTCAGGACGGTCCTGCGGGACGGTCCGGGTTGTGAGGGCATGCGGAAGTTCCTTTGCTCATCGGACGAATCGACGATCGACGGGACGCCGCGGGCGCCGCGGGCGCCGCGGGCGGCCGGGAGGGTGCTTCGCGCAGCGGGGGAGCAAGCCCGTGGCGAGGAGGGGGCGCGGGCCCGTCGGCGGGGAGGGCCGACGGGCCCGCGGTGAGCGCGTCTGGCCGGTCAGGGCGCGATGTCCCACTGCTGGCAGGTGTTGTCGAGCTGCTGCCACTGGCGGACCACCGTGCCGTTGGCCGTTCCGCAGTTCGTCACGTCCAGCGTCATGCCGGTGTTGACGTTGCTGATGGTGTAGTGGCTGCCGACCCTGGTGACGTCCCACTGCTGGCAGGTGTTGCCGAGCGAGGCCCACAACTGGACGGCCGTGCCGTTGCTCTGCGCACAGTTCTTGTCGTCCAGGACCGTGCCGCTGTTGACGTTGGTGATGGTGTAGTGGCCGTTGCCCGCGCCGGCGAACTTCCACTGCTGGCAGGTGTTGCCGAGCGAGGACCAGAGGTCTACCGAAGTCCCGTTGCCGGTGCCGCAGTTCACCGCGTCCAGGACCTTGCCGGAGTTGGTGTTGGTCAGCCGGTAGGCGGTGCCGGCGACCGGGAAGGTGGCTGCCGGGGTGGTGTAGCCGACGGAGGTGATGTTGGCCTGTACGGCATTGTCGGCGGCGTCGGTCGGGTAGCCGGAGGTCATGACGCCCTCGAAGAAGGAGCCGTCGGACCCGTTGCTGTTGTCACCGCCGGTGCCGAGGACGATGGCGCCCTCCAGGTGCATCGGGGTGTACCCGCCGAGGTTGGGCAGGGCCCCGTTGTACCAGGTGGTCAGGGAGCCCGACTGGGCGTTGCCGCCCTTGATCGCGTAGGTGGTCGTGCCGTTGTTCTTCTCCAGGGCGGTGACGAACTCGCTGGAGTTGCCCTTGTTGTTCGCGTTCGAGCCGTTGCCCCCGAAGAAGAGCCCGTTCTCCAGATCCGCCTCGACCCAGGGGCCCGATCCGGCGCCGGAGCACGAGAACCAGCACTCCGTGCCGAAGTTGATCGCGTCCATGTGGCCGTTGCCGGTGTCGTTGCCGGACGTCTCGGCGTTGCCGTAGTCGAAGCAGCAGCGGTTGTTCACGTGGTGGCCGCTGGTCACCATGTACGCGCCCTCGGGGGAGCTGCCGGTGGCGATGCCGGTGGTGCTGTTGTCGCGGTAGCCGACGCCGGCGGACACGAAGACGCCGTACGCCGCGTGACCGCCGACCGTCACCGGCAGGGCGTTGGCGATCGCGCCGACGTCCTGCCCGCCGTTGCCGCCCGGGCCCTCG from Streptomyces sp. CC0208 carries:
- a CDS encoding FUSC family protein, with translation MLKRVFMAADPGRVRLRFAARAVLGIGLAVVVCGLAGHSLAGAVTGGLAALLALFTVTDATVRGQALTTALLPVVGLPVLTAAAELHDHPVARDLTFLAVVGAGVYARRWGPRGHSLGVFAFMTFFVAQFLHATTDRLPELHAAVLLSVVTAAAVRFGLWCYERRLPPASVPAPPAGTGLARATTRQAVQAMAGAGFALVVGQLVSGQRWYWAVGATWWIFVNTASRGETLVRGFRRVLGTVIGIGLGLLVAVPLEGAPGPTAVLVAVCVFGIFYTAAVSYTWMMLWVTLLAELLYGLLGVLNPGLLALRLAETGVGAVGAVLAVLFVLPITTHSVTDAWIRRALRCVHACTAEAAARLAGVPGADPGGRVTELEQLLGRVRLSVAPLVHPLNPVPARKRRARHVLALLDGCAREIRGLVAVAADPEASHDARLTIACRRVEAAVEALTDGRDFPVADRPLAEEPALAHMHGLERALAELAAPLRSPSGSPLVGA
- a CDS encoding lactonase family protein, yielding MADGGRRRAYIGSFTAAGGPGIVTATVAPDTGALKVLGGLNGVPDPSYLALSTDRGVLYAVSETAEGAVAAYRVTGDRPEPAGPPVAVDGNGPTHLAVHAGHVLTANYGSGSVTTVPLRADGSLASAPSGVLRHTGSGPHAPRQLGPHAHQVQPDPSGRWIVSVDLGTDSVRVCTLRDGVLDVHREIALRPGSGPRHLAFHPDGTRAYVLNELTPTLTVCRWDAEEGSLKPLNETQVLAGAPAGDAYPSGVVTSPDGRFVWTATRGEDVLSTFAVEGDDLRLVGTVVCGGHWPRDLAESGGFLYVANERSGEVTWFAVDPATGLPRYEGTIEVPAASCVIFG
- a CDS encoding BadF/BadG/BcrA/BcrD ATPase family protein — encoded protein: MSLNGTGAGDGFLAVDSGGSGLRVVIGVPGRGTTAPRTSRVPVRTGPRGIDPGHLMEQLVPLVRALEPEAGVSRLGTAVVGAAGMATLGDALRAELPTALEREFGVRTVALVADAVTAYTGALGPRPGAVVAAGTGLVAIGTDLTSWRRADGWGHLLGDCGGGAWIGRAGLEAALRAHDGRPGGSAALLARAEESFGPVRELPGRLYPRADRPAVLASFAPRVADCAESDPVARGILREAARHMADSAAAVCPAEGQAHVSLTGGLFRMGAALLVPLEEELERRLPHARRVPAAGGPLDGSVQIATELAHNALDLPHDEAMLYVVTPKRG
- a CDS encoding uracil-DNA glycosylase, producing MAPRPLHELVEAGWAKALEPVAERIAAMGDFLRAEIAAGRTYLPAGANVLRAFQQPFDGVRVLIVGQDPYPTPGMAIGLSFAVAPEVRSLPGSLENIFREMHSDLGLPRPSNGDLTPWTEQGVLLLNRALTTAPRKPGAHRGQGWEEVTEQAIRALAGRGKPLVSILWGRDARNLRPLLGDLPAIESAHPSPMSADRGFFGSRPFSRANDLLVGQGGQPVNWQLP
- a CDS encoding LamG-like jellyroll fold domain-containing protein, with translation MPSQPGPSRRTVLTALGAASLAGTFAATPAAPASAAEGSGTTADAAAVALPAAAAHWTFDEGSGTSAADSSGNGRTATLQGAAAWDTGKVGAHSLSLTGGGNATASGPVVDTSQAFSVAAWVNLAQLGGYQTAVSIDGKVVSAFYLGLRDDTGTFAFARLDSDATQNAAVAAAASAPTVGTWTHLVGVSDPSAGVTRLYVNGVLEGETAYTAGWAGTGATAVGRALYGGGQVDQWHGLIDDVQLFPTALTSDQVATLAGVPVETTTPLLSVDVAHPAHAVSPILPGLMFEDINHSGEGGIYAELVQNRSMMADDTAPVHWSAVGGTTLALDTATPLNDVLKRSLKVVLPSGTGAGNRAGVANDGFWGIPVRPRTTYTARLFAKASRRIGPLTVTVESADGTTVYASAHLPRIGTAFPDRPFELTLRTGAGAPVTGDARLTVTTADPAAAGETLWLQHVSLFPPTYNHRPNGLRVDLMEKLVALKPKFLRFPGGNFLEGNTIATRFNWKNTIGPVWERPGHMDDAWGYWSTDGLGLLEYLEWVEDLRAQPVLAVFAGYALRGEHVTGDALKPYIQDALDEIEYVTGPVTSPWGARRAADGHPKPFPLEFVEIGNEDWFDSSGSYDERFAAFHDAIKAKYPHLKLIASTTVTSRTPDLIDEHYYLAPSAAQAATHKYDNRDRGSTKVFVGEWAAQEGRPTPDLNAALGDAAWLAGLIRNSDQVLMECYAPLFSHVKNNVWATNLIAYDNLNSYVSPSYWAQQMLTSRLGDTVLPATARALPGLATVATRAGNRLYVAVVNSGTQKVEVPVELKGLVKGVRKNATATVLTGPSRTATNTLTDPAALVPRTSTVTGAAAAFTSTLPPLSVTVLELVLT
- a CDS encoding arabinofuranosidase catalytic domain-containing protein, which translates into the protein MTGRRLRGLLLTVGAVLTLIGGILAGMVGIAGTAQAASSLPCDIYASAGTPCAAAHSTTRALYASYNGSLYQVKRASDSATTNIGVLSAGGYANAAAQDSFCSGTTCVITKIYDQSPNHNDLTIEGPGGNGGQDVGAIANALPVTVGGHAAYGVFVSAGVGYRDNSTTGIATGSSPEGAYMVTSGHHVNNRCCFDYGNAETSGNDTGNGHMDAINFGTECWFSCSGAGSGPWVEADLENGLFFGGNGSNANNKGNSSEFVTALEKNNGTTTYAIKGGNAQSGSLTTWYNGALPNLGGYTPMHLEGAIVLGTGGDNSNGSDGSFFEGVMTSGYPTDAADNAVQANITSVGYTTPAATFPVAGTAYRLTNTNSGKVLDAVNCGTGNGTSVDLWSSLGNTCQQWKFAGAGNGHYTITNVNSGTVLDDKNCAQSNGTAVQLWASLGNTCQQWDVTRVGSHYTISNVNTGMTLDVTNCGTANGTVVRQWQQLDNTCQQWDIAP